In a genomic window of Diabrotica undecimpunctata isolate CICGRU chromosome 2, icDiaUnde3, whole genome shotgun sequence:
- the Mpcp1 gene encoding solute carrier family 25 member 3 translates to MFSAFFNKASCQALPENQTIPQPVDDSPRGLVKSLVAGRQIAAAAAAEGDSCEFGSAHYFALCGLGGILSCGITHTAVVPLDLVKCRIQVDPVKYKSVFNGFKVTLKEDGTRGLAKGWAPTFFGYSAQGLCKFGLYEVFKVIYGDMIGEENAYLYRTWLYLSASATAEFFADIALSPMEAAKVKIQTTPGFANTLREAWPKIYKEEGLNGFYKSLVPLWMRQIPYTMMKFACFERTVELLYKYVVPKPRADCTKGEQLVVTFAAGYIAGVFCAIVSHPADTVVSKLNQEKGSTALDAAKKLGMAGLWKGLTPRIVMIGTLTALQWFIYDAFKVAMRMPRPPPPEMPESLKKKLEGKN, encoded by the exons ATGTTTTCTGCCTTCTTTAACAAGGCCTCTTGCCAGGCTTTACCTGAAAACCAAACTATACCACAACCAGTTGACGACTCACCAAGAGGATTAGTAAAATCATTGGTAGCTGGAAGACAAATTGCAGCAGCTGCTGCTgctgaaggtgacagttgtgaatTTGGATCAGCACACTACTTTGCTCTTTGTGGTCTAGGAG gtATCCTCTCATGTGGTATTACTCATACAGCTGTAGTACCACTTGATTTAGTAAAATGCCGTATCCAAGTAGATCCTGTTAAATACAAAAGTGTATTTAATGGTTTTAAAGTAACTCTTAAAGAAGATGGTACCAGAGGTTTAGCTAAAGGTTGGGCCCCTACCTTCTTTGGTTATTCAGCTCAAGGTCTTTGCAAATTCGGTCTTTATGAAGTTTTCAAAGTAATCTATGGTGATATGATTGGTGAGGAAAATGCCTACCTCTACAGAACTTGGTTGTACTTGTCTGCTTCAGCCACTGCTGAATTCTTTGCTGATATTGCCTTATCACCCATGGAAGCTGCTAAAGTCAAAATCCAAACCACACCTGGATTTGCtaacactctccgtgaagcatGGCCTAAAATTTACAAAGAAGAAG gtCTTAATGGATTCTACAAATCACTTGTTCCTTTGTGGATGAGACAAATCCCATACACCATGATGAAATTTGCATGCTTTGAGCGTACAGTTGAACTTCTCTACAAATATGTAGTACCTAAACCACGTGCCGATTGCACTAAAGGTGAACAATTGGTTGTTACATTTGCTGCTGGTTACATTGCAGGTGTATTCTGTGCTATTGTATCACATCCTGCTGATACTGTTGTCAGTAAATTGAACCAAGAAAAGGGATCAACTGCTCTTGATGCAGCTAAGAAATTGGGAATGGCTGGATTATGGAAGGGATTAACACCTAGGATTGTCATGATTGGTACATTAACTGCTTTGCAGTGGTTCATCTATGACGCCTTCAAG gttgCCATGAGAATGCCACGACCACCACCACCAGAAATGCCAGAATCATTAAAAAAGAAATTGGAAGGCAAAAACTAG